A portion of the Calliphora vicina chromosome 5, idCalVici1.1, whole genome shotgun sequence genome contains these proteins:
- the LOC135960281 gene encoding trypsin-like, translated as MFRFIALFALVSCAFTASIPDDFEGRIVNGVDTTIQAHPYQVSLQTNDGFHYCGAAIISEDIIVTAAHCMQKYKANEFKVRLGSTEYNNGGELVAVKAFRFHEGYNAKTKEYDVAVIKMATPVRESSTIRYIKLAEKTPTTGTTAVVTGWGSKCFLICLKSPTVLQEVEVDIVDEQQCASSEYKYGSQIKKTMLCAYGIKKDACQGDSGGPLVAENRLVGVVSWGNGCGRNGYPGVYCDVASVRSWIEKTASEL; from the coding sequence ATGTTCCGTTTCATAGCCTTATTTGCTTTGGTTAGCTGTGCTTTCACCGCCTCTATACCAGATGATTTTGAGGGTCGCATTGTAAATGGTGTGGACACCACCATACAAGCTCATCCTTACCAAGTTTCATTGCAAACCAACGACGGCTTCCATTACTGTGGGGCTGCCATCATCAGCGAGGACATCATTGTTACAGCTGCCCATTGCATGCAAAAATACAAAGCTAACGAATTTAAGGTACGTCTCGGCTCTACTGAATACAATAATGGTGGTGAATTGGTTGCTGTCAAGGCCTTCAGGTTCCATGAAGGTTACAATGCCAAAACCAAAGAATACGATGTGGCTGTCATTAAAATGGCTACACCAGTGCGCGAATCATCCACCATTCGTTACATTAAATTGGCTGAAAAGACACCAACTACCGGCACAACAGCTGTAGTGACTGGCTGGGGTAGTAAATGCTTCCTGATTTGTCTTAAATCACCCACAGTTTTGCAAGAAGTCGAAGTTGATATTGTCGATGAGCAGCAGTGTGCCTCCAGCGAGTACAAATACGGCAGCCAAATCAAAAAAACTATGTTGTGTGCTTATGGTATTAAAAAAGATGCTTGCCAAGGTGATTCCGGTGGCCCATTGGTGGCTGAAAACAGATTGGTTGGTGTTGTTTCATGGGGTAATGGTTGTGGTCGTAATGGTTATCCTGGTGTTTACTGTGATGTCGCTTCCGTACGCAGCTGGATTGAAAAGACTGCCAgtgaattgtaa
- the LOC135960280 gene encoding trypsin-like, which produces MFRFIALFVLASCAFTASIPDDLDGRIVNGVDTTIQAHPYQVSLQTNDGFHFCGASIISEDIIVTAAHCMQKYKANEFKVRLGSTEYNNGGELVAVKAFRFHEGYNPKTKEYDVAVIKMAAPVRESSKIRYIKLTEKTPTTGTTAVVTGWGSKCFLICIKSPTVLQEVEVDIVDEQQCASSEYKYGSQIKKTMLCAYGIKKDACQGDSGGPLVAENRLVGVVSWGNGCGRNGYPGVYCDVASVRSWIEKTGQEL; this is translated from the coding sequence ATGTTCCGTTTCATAGCATTATTTGTTTTGGCTAGCTGTGCTTTCACCGCCTCTATACCAGATGATTTGGATGGTCGTATAGTAAATGGTGTGGACACCACCATACAAGCTCATCCTTACCAAGTTTCATTGCAAACCAACGATGGCTTCCATTTCTGTGGGGCTTCCATCATCAGCGAGGACATCATTGTAACAGCTGCCCATTGCATGCAAAAATACAAAGCTAACGAATTTAAAGTACGTCTCGGCTCTACTGAATACAATAATGGTGGTGAATTGGTTGCTGTCAAGGCCTTCAGGTTCCATGAAGGTTACAATCCGAAAACCAAAGAATACGATGTGGCTGTCATTAAAATGGCTGCACCAGTGCGTGAATCCTCCAAAATTCGTTACATAAAATTGACTGAAAAGACTCCAACTACCGGCACAACAGCTGTAGTGACTGGCTGGGGTAGTAAATGCTTTTTGATCTGTATTAAATCACCCACAGTTTTGCAAGAAGTCGAAGTTGATATTGTCGATGAGCAGCAGTGTGCCTCCAGTGAGTACAAATACGGCAGTCAAATCAAGAAAACTATGTTGTGTGCTTATGGTATTAAAAAAGATGCTTGCCAAGGTGATTCCGGTGGCCCATTGGTGGCTGAAAATAGATTGGTTGGTGTTGTTTCCTGGGGTAATGGTTGCGGACGTAATGGTTATCCTGGTGTTTACTGTGATGTCGCTTCCGTACGCAGCTGGATTGAAAAGACTGGCCAAGAATTGTAA